TCAGCTTGACTGGTTGGAGCGTCTTATTTGTATCCTTTTCTTTCATGTATACAAAAATCGGCATACCTTGTAATTCAAAATCAGCCATATGAGCGACTCCTTTGAGCATTAATTTTTATTGTCTTAAGTAATAGTGTACCAACATTTGATCAAAAAGAGGCCTTGTTGCATTCGGTCTTTGGACTGTTTTAACATTTACCTCAAGATTATGCACCCTGTTGCAATAATTTCCAAAAAATTGTTGACATCATGTAAAAATGTCGATATGATAATAAACGTGTTGAAAGCACTAATTTGTTTCTAATAAACTTATTTGGTATTTTCAGCTCAAAAATTTTTGCTCAGTAGTTCAGCGGTAGAATCGCGCACTGTTAATGCGTTGGTCACTGGTTCGAATCCAGTCTGAGCAGTTTCATGATATTGCATCATGTTTAATTTAATTTTTGCTCAGTAGTTCAGCGGTAGAATCGCGCACTGTTAATGCGTTGGTCACTGGTTCGAATCCAGTCTGAGCAGTTCCATGGTATTGCACCATGTTTAATTTAATTTTTGCTCAGTAGTTCAGCGGTAGAATCGCGCACTGTTAATGCGTTGGTCACTGGTTCGAATCCAGTCTGAGCAGCTAAATAAAAGACTTCCGTAAGCAATTACGGAAGTCTTTTATTTTATTCAAATTGTGCATCATAGAGTGTCTTATAAACACCAGCTTGCGCGATTAACTCATCATGAGTGCCTCGTTCTACCACACTACCTTGATCAATCACGACAATTTGTTCCGCATTGTGCACTGTTGATAATCGATGCGCAATGACAATTGCGGTTTTATGGCGCATGAGTTCATTCAAGGCATGTTGAATGGCTCTTTCAGACTCATTATCAAGCGCCGCCGTAGCTTCATCTAGTATCACGATTGGGGCATCCTTCAAAAACGCCCGCGCGATACTTAGGCGTTGTTTTTGCCCACCGGAGAGTTTCACGCCGCGTTCACCAACCTGTGTTGCCATCTGATTAGGTAAGCCCCTAATGAATTCTGAAATATTCGCCTGTTCTGCGGCATTCCAGATTGCGGCCTCAGTAGCACCTGGTGTGCCATATGCAATATTTTCGCTAATGGTGCCATCGATAATTGTGACTTCCTGACTCACAAACGAAATATGCTGCCGTAAACTTTTCATGCTGATGTGCTCAATCGCGACATCATCAAACATAATTTTGCCACCACTACGTTCATAAAGACGGGTCAGTAGGCGGACCAAGGTTGATTTGCCAGCGCCAGAACGTCCCACGAGCGCAGTTGTTTGGCCAATTGGAATCATCATGTTGATATTCTCCAAAGCGTCAACATTCCCCATATCGTAATGGAAGGTCACGTCCGTCAATTGGATACCCCGACGCAGCGGGCTCGGAAAGGCGACCGGATGCGGTGCATCAATAATGGTTGGTTCATAAGCCATGATTTCTTTAATCCGGTCATAAGATACCTGCGCCGTTTGGAAAACATTCAATAACCGCGAAAATGACCTGATGGGGTCTTGCAATAGTGTCAAGTAACTTAAATATGCCACTAAATCGCCCACCGTCATCCGTTGTTGTATGACAAAATAGCCACCAACCCCCAATGCAATGGCCACACCGATGGTATTAACCAGTGTGACTAATGGATTAAAGATAGCTTGCAAACGGGTTGCTTCCAATTGATAACGATTACTCTCGGCCACAATCGCCTCAAAATTAGCCGTTTCCTGTTGCTCAGTCGTGAAACTTTTTATTAATTCGATTTCCGTTAAGGTGGCTTGTAATTGATTTGAAATCCGCGAACTTGTCGCGCGTAGTTTGCTAAAGGCTTCCCGAATACGTGAACGGAAAAAACGAATAATCACAAACAATACTGGAAAAGTCAAACTGATTGCGAGGGCTAATTCCCAGTTTTGCGCATACAAAAATCCTAGCACCGCAATAAAGGTAAAGAGATTTCCAACAATGCCAAACGTATCCGAACTAATCAAGTTCTGTAAACTATTAATGTCGCCCGTTAACCGCACCATCAGATCACCAGTTTTGGCGTTTTGAAAGTAAGCATAATCTTGCTGCAAGATCCGATAATAGGTTTGCAAGCGTATCTCAGTAATAGACTCTTGCGACAACCGTTGCATGAGATAGGTTGAGACAAAATTCACGACCCCTAAGGCAATGGTGGTGACAATTAACCATACAACTTGGCTGATCAGTTCATTGACCGACCGTTGCCCGATGGCCTGGTCAATAATATTCTTGGTAAATTGTGGAATGATAAAATTTAAACCCGCAACCATCAATAAAAGCAATACATTCAAGATCAGCAGGTAACGTCGTTTTAAGACACTACTAAACACAAACCGTAGCATTTCCATTAACGTCGTATCTGAATTTTTCAACGCAGCTTTGATTTCTGACGGGCTCAACCATCGTGAACCTCGTTGCATAAAACCCCTCCTGTACTATTTTTCATATGTGTTAATATCTCACGCTATGGCCATTTATGCAAAAGAAAAATTGCATCTGCGATCAGATGCAATTTCTGGGTAATCTCACTAATATTTTACAATCTGTTATCGATTGCATCATCAACACAGCATCCAAAATTACTGAATGTACTTTTCAAAGCGAGCTAATTGAGGCGCCGTTAAGGTCACGGATAGCAGAGTGCCTTCTTCAGTGTAGTCGGTGGCATTGATAATTGCTGAATCATTCAATTCTGAGATCAAGGCACCTTCACTGAATGGTACTAATAGCTCGACCGTCGCAAAGTCTGACAAGATATGGCGACGAATGGTTTCAACTAGCAAATCCAAGGAAGTATCCTCAACCGCTGCCAAGGTGACGGTATCTCCATCACGATCCGGGTAAATAGTTTCGGGCCTTAGATCAGCTTTATTAAAGACCGTAATCATAGGAATATCGGTCACGCCGATTTCTTTCAACGTTTGTGCCGTTGTTGCCATCATTTCACGGTAATGGTCGTCTGCATAATCAACAACCTGTACTAACAAGTCTGCTTGAGCTGCTTCAGCTAAAGTTGCGCGGAAAGCAGCCACTAACCCGTGGGGTAGGTTTGAAACAAAGCCGACTGTATCTGATAGCAAAAAACTTTGATTGTCTGGTAAGTTCAACTTACGGACAGATGTTTCAAGCGTGGCAAACAGCATATCAGCTTGAAAAACAGTCTTCTCTTTATTTTCACCAAAACGACGTACCAACCCATTCATAATGGTCGATTTACCAGCGTTTGTGTACCCAACCAACGCCACATTTTTGATGTTTTGTTTGTCACGGCGTGCGCGCCGTGTTTGATCGTCTGCCTCAATTTCCTCAATTTCCTGACGAAGCAGTGAAATTTGATGTTCAATATGCCGACGATTCATCTCAAGCTTGGTTTCACCCGCACCACGGCTGGTGAAGCTACCACCGCCACCACCAGTTTGTTGATCTAAGCGAATATTCATCGAGGTACGTAGGCGTGGCAATTGATACTGTAATTGCGCAATTGCCACTTGCGCTTTCGCCAAACGGGTTTTAGCACGCGACGCAAAGATATCCAAAATCAAAGCCGTTCGATCCATGACTTTAGCGCCAGTTTGTTGTTCTAAGTTACGAATTTGTGAAGGTGAAAGTTCGTCATTTGCGACTACCATTTCAACGCCATGGTACTCCAAGGCTTCCTTTAATTCTTCAACCTTACCCTTGCCAAAATAGGTTGCTGAATTTGGTCGATTCAACTTCTGCGTAATCATGGCCACAATTTCTAAATGATTGGCTGTGGCTAAATTGGTTAATTCTGTCATCTGGTAGCCAAATTGTGGATCGTTCTTGTCTAATCCGACTAATAAAACCTTAGTAATCGGTACTAATTCATTTTCATACATATAATTTACCAAACTGTTGTTGTGTCATTATAATGTTTCAGCTCCAGGTCAGTATCTGATACTTCCCAAACGGAAACCGAACCATTATCAGGGCGTGTTTCTGCAATTTCATGTGAAGCAAAGCGATCCGTTAAATTGCGAATCAAAGTCCCATGAGCGACCACCAAAATGGTCTGCCCATCAGTCACTGTTTCACGCAAGACATTTAAGCCATGATCGAGACGCTCCCAGAATTCCGCAGCATTTTCAGCATCGTGGGTGGGATCGCCTAATTTAATGGCATCCATCACTTCATCCTGCGAGAGTTCACTCATCAACTGGCTATAAGTCGCGATATCATCCCGTCCAATCGCTGCACCAACGTGCCGGGATGTACGTGATGATGACAATCCTTCAAATGACCCAAAGAATTCCTCACGAAATTGTGCCATCTGAATTGGTGTTAAACTAGCATATTGATGCTGGTTCTTAGCTAAGATGTATTCAGCCGTGTGAACTGCTCGTGACAAATCTGAAGAATAAGCTGCATCGAACTTAACATTTGCCAACCGTTCGCCAGCAGCATACCCATCCTCAATCCCCTTATTGGTCAGGGGAGCATCGGCCCAGCCTTGCATGCGCTCATACTTATTAAAAATTGTTTGTCCATGGCGTACCAAATACATTTTGAATGTCATCTTAATGCCCTCCACATTCATCCTTCTACATTGATACTACCAGTATAACATTGTAGACAATAAAACCACGAGTACGTTGACCCGTGGTTAACTTTAGTTAGGCTTTGATACACCCTAACTAGGGGAGCGCTACTCCGCTACCCTATATTCAATTGTGATTGAGATTTCTTGGAGGTCTGATCTGCAGCTTCAGACGCCTGTCACCAATCTATCCCACTCCGATCTTCATCCTAATGTATTCCCTTAACCGTGTTATCCGTGCAAAACGCGGACCATGCCAGGACAGTTTATCTACACTGCTATTCAACTTACATCACTTACAGACACCCTGTTAATTATTACATCAACGCTTAACACCCTGATTCACATCAGTGCTGGTGAAGGTAGTTTGACTATCAATAACATGAGATAATACTGGTTGCTAATAACGTAAGATGTGTCAATTCATGACTTGTGTGTTTATCTTTTATCTGTGATACAATCTTAGCTCTTACGTCACTACTGCGACACGCCTACACGCTCATCGGTATACATCATTTTGAATTCGGTTAGATTTTGCCATTTTTCCAAATTCCATGCCACCTTTCGCGTTATTTAATTGCATACCTTTTTGGTACACTCTTATAATATCACCTAAAGTAAGCGCTTACAAGTGGAAAAATAGTTTTATTTTATTTTGACTGGCCCTCCCTGACCATGAAAGCCAATTAATCACAAAAAAGACAGCAACCATTCAGTTGCTGTCTGCCATAAATATTAGTCTTGATTATCTTTAATAACGAATGAACGGCGTGCACGAGGTGCACCACTCTTACCACGTTGTGAACGATCACCAGAACCAGTACGAGCGCCACGGTCAAATGACTTACGACGACGATCACCACTACGGTCGTTATCACGGTCACCTTCACGACGGCCACGGAAGCCACCGCCACCGTTTCCGCTACGACGGCTGCCACCACCATTACGTGAACCACCGCCACCGCCGAATGAACGCTTGCGAGGCAATGGACGCTCACGTGACAATTCGAAATCAGCATCCATTTCAGATACATTAGCAATGGCACCCAACAAAGCTGCAGCCAAAGTCTTAGCATCATACTTTGCTACCAATTCATCAGCAGCATCTGTGACAGAAGCTGCATCTGTCTTAGCAACTACGGCGTCAGCATCAGCAATTGCATTCTTCATACGAGCTGCAGTTGCTTCTTCACGAGTGTATGGCTTCAAAGCCAACATACGCTTTTTCGTCAACTTCTCGATATCCTTCAAGTAATCCATCTCATATGAAGTGATGAAAGTTACTGAAGTTCCATGGGCCCCGGCACGACCAGTACGGCCGATACGGTGAACATATGATTCAGGATCCTGTGGAATATCAAAATTGTACACATAGTCCACACCTGAAACGTCCAAACCACGGGCAGCAACGTCTGTCGCAACCAAAATCTTGATTTCACCAGCCTTGAATTGCTTCAAAACTTGTGAACGCTTTTGTTGTGTCAAGTCACCGTGAATTCCAGCGGCGTTAAAGCCACGCAATTCCAAACCACGGGCCAATTCGTCAACTCGACGCTTTGTACGACCGAACAAAATCGCCAACTTTGGTTGTTGAACATCCAAAATACGCGTCAAAGTATCAAACTTTTCTTGTTCACGTACACGAACATAGAATTGTTCAACCAAATCAGTGGTTAATTCTTTAGCAGCAACTTGAATGTGTTCTGGGTTCGTCATGAATTGCACACCAATACGCTTGATAGCTGGTGGCATCGTGGCTGAGAACAACAATGTCTGACGTTCGTCAGGAACGGCAGTCAAAATTGCTTCAATATCTTCCAAGAATCCCATGTTCAGCATTTCGTCGGCTTCGTCCAATACCAAAGTCTTAACCTTTGATAAATTGATCGTGCCACGACGAATGTGGTCTATCAAACGACCAGGTGTCCCAACGACAATGTGTGCACCGCTCTTCAAACCATTGATTTGGCGACGAATGTCTGCCCCACCAAAGACTGCTTGTACACGCACGCGCTTATCGCGTCCCAACTTGAATAGCTCATCTTGAGTTTGAATAGCCAATTCACGTGTTGGTGATACGACAAGTGCTTGAACATCATAATTGTCCGTATCCACATTATTCAGGATAGGCAATCCAAAGGCGGCTGTTTTACCAGTTCCCGTTTGTGCTTGACCGATAACATCTTTACCGGCAAGCGTCAATGGAATTGTCTGCTCTTGAATTGGTGTGGCTTCGACATAGCCATGCTTTACAATGGCTGTAAGTAGGTCTTCTGATAGACCTAATTCTGAAAACTTCAAAATATTCCTCCATGTGCAGAGGTAAGCAGATATGCTTCCCTGCGTCCTTTTTAACGAAAAGTAGTTGAACGTGCTTACCAACCTAGACACAATCCGGTGTCCTTATAACGTATTGATATCCGGCAACTACTTTTTAACAACTAACCTAGTGTACCTTGTTCCTGGATAAAACACAACGATATAGTTTCAAAAAGCTAAAAAAAGAGATCCCAACACTTTGGAATCTCTTAATGCAGGCTGCTTTAATCTTCTTCAATAATCTGAATGTCACCATTCAAGTTAGTGACCTTCCAAACCAAACGGTCGTAACCACGCAAAATGTGATCTGCATTTTTGACAGTGGTAATACCATCCGCCATCAACGCAGCAATCATCAAGGATGCGCCAGCGCGAATTTCGGCCGCAGCTACCGTTGAGCCATGGAAATCTGAACTTGGTCGAATGGCGATCAAGCCATGTGTCAAAGATTCAATATCCATCCCAAATTTACGTAACTCTGGAATGTGGCGTGTCCGTTCTGGATAAATGGTTTCTTGGATGATACTCTCGCCACTGGCCTTAGTTAGCATAGGGGTGATTGGTTGTTGTAGATCAGTTGCAAAACCTGGGAAAGGCGCCGTCTTAATCTTAATTGGTTTCAGCGTATCTGTCCGTGGCACAAAGATGCTATCTTCGTTAATTTGCAAAGATACCCCAGCCTCTTCCATTTTTGCGATATAAGCATCCAAGTGTTCTGGAATGACATTCTTAACCAAAACACCATCACCTTGCGCAGCCGCCATTGCTAAATAAGTTCCTGCTTCAATGCGATCAGGAATAATTGTATGCGTGTTGTGAGCTTCTAACTTATCAACACCGTCAATACGAATAGTATCCGTACCCGCACCACGGATCTTAGCACCCATGTTATTCAAAAAGGTCGCCAAATCAATAATTTCTGGTTCCTTAGCGGCGTTTTCCAGGATTGTTTGCCCTTCAGCACGCACGGCTGCCAAAATGATATTGATGGTTGCACCCACTGAAACCATGTCCAAGAAAATGCGTGTCCCATGCAACCCATTGGGTGCAGAAATCCGTACGGTGTCTTCATCGTATTCAACTTCAGCACCTAAAGCCACGAATCCCTTCACATGTTGATCAATTGGACGAGGTCCAATATTATCACCACCAGGAAACGTCACGGTAGCACGGTGGAAACGGCCCAACAATGACCCCATGAAGTAATATGATGCTCGTAAACTTTTAATGGCCGTAGATGGTAATTCAGCTTCCTCAATTTGCGTTGGATCAATTGATAGTTCACCATGAGCAAACTCTGAAGTCACATTCATCGACTGCAAGATAATTTGCAAGTTATTAACGTCCAATATTTGGGGTACGCTATCAAACTTTACTGGTGTGTCAGCCAAAATAGAGGCGGGAATTAATGCAACGGTTGAGTTCTTCGCACCACCAATGGTAACTTCACCCTTTAAACGACGTCCGCCGTGGATAATCAACTTTTTCATATTTCTAACCTTCTACATTCAGATCATACCCAATATGGTATGCATAGCACTGTGTTTTATTTCATAAAATTAATATGGATTACTGTAGATAAGGGCGCAAAATCGGCGTCCAGCTACGTCTAATTCCTTATTTGAGTTTACAGTAAATGCTGAAATTTAACAAGATTAAGTCATTTTGTTTGCAATAACTTTACTTTTTGAATGCAAAAAAGACCGGTATTTTTCATACCGGTCTCGATTGTATCAATTATAATTCGATGTCTCCTGAACCATAATCGTCATCAACCTTTGTCTTAACGCCAGTGATGTCGTCACCTAATCCAGCTGCAAACTCATCTGAATCAGCTTCTTCTTCTTGATCTGCTTCTTTGACAGTATCATCATCATCATCAGCGACTGTAGCGGTTTCTTCACCCTCAACTTCGAAGTCATCGTCGTCTTCTGGATCATCATCGTTGTAATCGATCACATCGTCATCATCAGCGACATCAGCCAAGAAGGCATTGACCTTCTTACGCTTCTTCTTCTTAGTAGTGGTCTCTTCTTCAAGATCCAAGTGCACTGCTTCGTCGATAGAATCAATTGGATACCATGAACGAAGTCCCCACACGTTATCTCCCAAAGAGATGAACGAACCGTCAATATTTAAATCTGTGTAGAATTGTGCCAAGCGGCCTTGGATTTCTTCATCAGACTTTCCTGTAAATTCTTGTACTTGTTGAACCAAGTCTTGGAAAGCAATCGTTTCATGACGCTCATGAAGAATCTCACGAGCAACTTCAATCATAGAAAGCTCTGCCTTGTTTTGGCCGTCAAACGCTGATAATGCCAAATCACGCACGTCCTTTCGAGTTATATCACAATAAAGTCGACGATAAGCCGTCAACAATGTCATTCTATCTTATCCAATACTCAATAATAGCGTATTTACGAATTTCTATCAAGAAGTTCCCTATGCATTTAGCACATATTTTTCGATTGCGACCCCAACACCGTCTTCATTTTGGGTGGTCGTCTCCGCTTGAGCAATCTGTTTTAATGCAGGTATCGCATTGCCCATAGCAATCCCTAACCCTGCTGTCTCAATCATCGTTAGGTCATTTTGTTGATCTCCTAACGCCATTGTTTCAGCCACAGCTAACTGCAAAATATCACGCAATACGGCCAGCCCTGCGCCTTTTGAAGCCGCTTTATTCATAAATTCAAGATTATGAGGTGTCGACTGCACAACATAATATTTCTCTAGCACGTTTTTTGGCAACGCTTGGTACCATTGCGTAATATCGTTTTCCTCGCCAATCATGATCATCTTAACGTAATCCTCATCGCGTGGCATATCCGCTAATGACACAGTCCGCAAGTCCATATTGATGAGATAATTTTCTAAACTAGCCCACGGATTCACTTCAGTATTGGTAGTATATGCCTTGGTTAACGTTTCCACTTGCAGATAGGCACCGAGGTCAGTAGCAATCGCTTGTAATTCCAAGAAATCGTCTCGCGTCAGGCTTTCACCACCTAATCGCTGGCCACTTGTGGTTTCGACGACTCCGCCATTATACGTAATGACATATTGATCGTCTTGTTGATTCAACCCGAGTTCATCTAAGTAGCGCGTCACTCCTGTCAACGGACGACCCGTTGCTAACACTACTTTCACCCCTTGGGCGGTCGCTTCATTTAACGCCGTCTTAACGCGTGCTGTAATTTCCTTTTGTGAATTAACCAATGTGTCATCAATATCAATTGTAACTAATTTAATACTCATTTTATTCCCCCCTCGACCGGCCGAATGAGACGATCATTATGCACATAACGTTGGAACTCCTCGTATAATGGCGCCATGACATCCCCAACCGCCTGTTCCAATAACATTTCACGCGGAAAGAAGAACCGGGCGTTGCCAAACGTACGTCCTTTAATTGCATCCACCAATGTGCTGACCTCTGACAATTCTCGCATGGTACCATCTTTTTGTACCAACTCAATTTGGGTCTGAGGCTTCTTAGCGTTTGGATGGTATGCATCATAGGGTAAGTCAAAGCTATCATTTTCGGCAGTATAGTATTTTGGTTCGTACCCCGCGGCCGCAATCAATTCTGTGATTGCTGGTAACATCGAACGGGCACCTTCTTCAATCTCAACAGATTTCAAGGGATGCCGATCCAAAAAGCGCGTCGCTAAGTCAGCCAGAATTGGATCTTTCACATGGCGCCATTCACTAATCGCCGCCAACATGATCGAATCATCCAACTCAATATACTCTGTCAGGGTGATACGGCCTTCAAATAGCGAGCGTAGTGATTTTGGCATAAAGTCGCCATCAATCATATCATCGGTCTTGCTTAGTTCAAAATAATCCTTCGCCCGGCGCAAAATATTAGTTAACACGACTTCAAAACCACGTGATACAGGGTGGAAATAGACTTGCGCATACATCTGATAACGGGACACCACGTAATCTTCCACCGCCGCCATACCCTTAAAGTTAAAGGCAATCCCCCCTTTATAGGGACGCATCATGTGGATAATCCGCGACAAATCAAAGGTGCCATAATTCGCGCCCGAATAATAAGCATCCCGCAACAAATAATCCATTCGATCAGCGTCAATTTGACTAGAAATTAATTGCACCACTTGTTGATTGGCATAGGTTTTAGCAATAACGCTAGCGACTTTGGCTGGGAAATCGTCACTAACTCCCCGCAATACTCGGTTAACTTCGGTCTCTGGGGATAGAATGATTTGTTGGGTATACTGCTCATGATCAGTACCAAAAATATGTTCAAAAGTATGCGAGTATGGCCCATGCCCCAAATCGTGTAACAGTGCTGCTGTGAGTAGCACTAGCCGCTCATTAGGATCCCAGCCACCATCATCGGGCGCTTGCATTGTATAATTTTCAGCGAGATGGTCAGCAAACTGGCGCGCAATTTCATACACCCCCAAAGAATGGGAAAATCGTGAGTGCTCTGCCCCATGAAAGACCATGCTAGAAACACCTAGTTGCTTGATGCGACGTAATCGTTGAAATTCACGTGTACCAATTAAATCCAGAATCACTTGATCTTGTACCCGGATAAAATTATGAACTGGGTCACGGAATACCGTTTCTACCATCTCATTTTCTCCCTTTATTTGTTATAGTAAGATTAATATATATTATACCGTATTTTAATCATTCCCACGGTATATAAACGAAGTACGAAAGTGAGCAATCATGACCATTCCAACCGAAAAAACGATCATTAATCTGCATGTTATTACATCAATCACGCAGGGCGATGAACATGAAGTATTTACCTTTGATGAAGCTGGTACTTTATTACATAAAAACGGGGCAAGTTTCATCAAGTACCAAGAACCGCAAGCCGATGGTTCAAAAGCCACCGTCCTTTTCAAGATCAATCCTGATGGCACAGTGCAATTAACCCGCCATGGTCAAAGTGACTTACGCCTCGTGTTTAAAGAAAACGCACGTCAAAGTACCCGCTACCTGACACCCATGGGGCCAATGGTCATCGAAACGCTCACTAACTCAATTGATGCCAGCATCAACGTCGAGCATAGCCAAGGTAATTTAAACATTATCTATTCATTGTACCAGGGTGATTACATGGTCGGCGAATATATTGTCCACGTTGATTTCATCAAAGCATAGCCAAATAAACAGACGAACGATCATCTAAGAGGTGCACGTTCGTCTTTTTATTTGGCTATGTGAAAATTTTATACAGCTACTCGGTAACTCAGCAAACGCGCTGAGCTATAGTTTATAAGACACGCTCATCAACACGCATGTTATGTAGTTAAAAAAACAAAAAAACCCGGTACGCAAGAGGGGGGCGCGTACCGGGTGATGTTGAATACTATCGCAATCAACATAGTATGGGGCGTCAGAATTTGGGGAACTCTGACGGAATTCATATACTTTGGGGAGTAATGAAATCCACTATTGCTAGTAGATACAAGTAATATAGACTATCAAAGTGTTTACTACATGTACAAAACTTTTCTTTTGTGTAACAGAATTTAGTTTTCTTCACTTGCTTCTAATTTTCACCAAGCTTGTGGTTAACTATTTAAATCAGACGTCTTCGTGGTTAATTTAACCTCACTAGTTTGCACTTTACCATTGTGGTAACGCGTCACCTTGATCGTATCACCTAACTTATGCGCATACAAAGCATCCCGTAGATCACCGGTGTCTGTGATCGTTTTACCGTCAATCTTTGTGATCACGTCGTACTTTTCCAAGCCCAACTTTGCCGCTGGCGTATTCTTCACGACACTCATCACAACTACCCCACCAGTGACGCTTGACGGAACATCCAAAACACTTGATTGGTCACTAATAGAAACCTCTGACAAATCCAACATTTTAATACCTAACGCTGGTCGTTCAACTTTACCCTTAGTTTCTAGCTGATT
This is a stretch of genomic DNA from Weissella soli. It encodes these proteins:
- a CDS encoding HD domain-containing protein, with the translated sequence MVETVFRDPVHNFIRVQDQVILDLIGTREFQRLRRIKQLGVSSMVFHGAEHSRFSHSLGVYEIARQFADHLAENYTMQAPDDGGWDPNERLVLLTAALLHDLGHGPYSHTFEHIFGTDHEQYTQQIILSPETEVNRVLRGVSDDFPAKVASVIAKTYANQQVVQLISSQIDADRMDYLLRDAYYSGANYGTFDLSRIIHMMRPYKGGIAFNFKGMAAVEDYVVSRYQMYAQVYFHPVSRGFEVVLTNILRRAKDYFELSKTDDMIDGDFMPKSLRSLFEGRITLTEYIELDDSIMLAAISEWRHVKDPILADLATRFLDRHPLKSVEIEEGARSMLPAITELIAAAGYEPKYYTAENDSFDLPYDAYHPNAKKPQTQIELVQKDGTMRELSEVSTLVDAIKGRTFGNARFFFPREMLLEQAVGDVMAPLYEEFQRYVHNDRLIRPVEGGIK
- a CDS encoding DUF1934 domain-containing protein, with the translated sequence MTIPTEKTIINLHVITSITQGDEHEVFTFDEAGTLLHKNGASFIKYQEPQADGSKATVLFKINPDGTVQLTRHGQSDLRLVFKENARQSTRYLTPMGPMVIETLTNSIDASINVEHSQGNLNIIYSLYQGDYMVGEYIVHVDFIKA